In the genome of Massilibacillus massiliensis, one region contains:
- the fdnG gene encoding formate dehydrogenase-N subunit alpha, which produces MNLNRRDFLKTTGLASIGLVLADFGFQIPKVKAAAKQFKLTGAKEFTSVCHFCACGCSVIGHVRDGKLINLEGATDSPINRGSLCSKGLGYGHIPNSDQRPKTPLYRAPGSTTWQEISWDEAIERSAKAMKKVRDENWIEKETIDGKEYQVNRTDAISFIGGSQVNNEECYTLIKMTRAMGAVFTDNQTRVCHATTPPALNAAFGRGAMTNPWPDIQNAKLIWVEGSNVAECHPMGMKAIMRAKDRGAKIVHIDTRFTRTSKIADHHIQLRPGTDIAFLGSIISYILENKRYDEEYVKLNTNAYCLVSKDFEFKDGLFSGYDAEKRSYDPHSWSYQVDAAGKPIKTDDINHPDSVYTKLREHYKRYTFEMASQITGTPAEKIQEAAELLITTKPCVMLYALGMTQHTVGVQNIRCFTILQLLLGNIGKPGSGIGAMRGQPNVQGSTDFGIMFQYFPGYLSYPTQETSTLEKWSDAYGSFRAKFLINLMKAWYGEKATQENDYGFGYLPIRNSHHNDSLYISFEKMIEGQIKCTYVAGQNPMMSQANLNLTHKGLSNLETLIVQDVFINETAAFWERPGADASKINTEVIFMPACSYLEREGTMINSMRMIQWRMAGPDKVGDSKADLWIFNRMFKKICELYKDSTAQKDRAIMDLVWDYPEEDTAEAVLREINGYDLKTGNLLNGIGETKADGTTSSGLWIYAGVFAGNKNQAKRRGQADRGDLGIFPEYAWCWPDNIRLLYNRASCDKDGKPFDEKNKIVWWDEAKGQWDGYDRPDVSNLKEGPHTAGGQKPFRMNGEGFGRLFAAEYKDLDENMKSRDHSYTPVDGPVPEFYEPVESPTKNRLHKEIQFNPCVIYPRLPNEQRIGTKDEFPYVLCTSGIAEHWCSGTITRNIPWLNELVKEPFAEMSMELSQKLGVKQGDYVNVRSTRGEVKVKAMVSNRAKPLMVNGEETHMVWMPYSWGFKGLAKGPSTNVLTIDALDPNVQEQEFKACLIDIKKA; this is translated from the coding sequence ATGAACTTAAACAGAAGGGATTTTCTTAAAACTACTGGTTTAGCGAGCATTGGGTTAGTTTTAGCAGATTTCGGCTTTCAGATTCCTAAAGTAAAAGCTGCAGCGAAACAATTCAAGCTAACTGGAGCAAAAGAATTTACCTCCGTATGTCATTTCTGTGCATGTGGATGTAGTGTCATCGGTCATGTGAGAGATGGGAAACTGATCAATTTAGAAGGGGCAACTGACAGCCCAATTAATAGAGGAAGTCTTTGTAGTAAAGGCTTAGGTTATGGTCATATTCCAAATTCCGACCAACGTCCCAAGACGCCGCTTTATCGCGCGCCTGGCAGTACGACTTGGCAGGAAATTAGCTGGGATGAGGCAATTGAGCGCTCTGCAAAAGCAATGAAAAAAGTGCGTGATGAAAATTGGATTGAAAAAGAAACGATTGATGGTAAAGAATATCAAGTAAACAGAACCGATGCGATCAGCTTTATCGGTGGTTCTCAAGTAAATAATGAAGAATGCTATACTTTGATTAAAATGACGCGTGCTATGGGTGCCGTATTTACCGACAATCAGACGCGTGTTTGTCATGCAACTACGCCGCCGGCATTAAATGCTGCATTTGGTCGCGGTGCGATGACCAATCCTTGGCCAGACATACAAAATGCAAAATTGATCTGGGTAGAGGGCAGTAATGTTGCTGAATGTCATCCTATGGGGATGAAGGCAATTATGAGAGCAAAAGATCGTGGTGCGAAAATTGTACACATTGATACAAGATTTACGCGTACTTCAAAAATTGCGGATCATCATATTCAATTGCGTCCAGGTACAGATATTGCATTTTTAGGGTCTATCATCAGCTATATTTTAGAAAATAAACGCTATGATGAAGAATACGTAAAATTAAATACGAATGCATACTGTTTGGTATCAAAAGACTTTGAATTTAAAGACGGTCTGTTTTCTGGTTACGATGCAGAGAAACGCAGTTATGACCCACATAGCTGGAGTTATCAAGTTGATGCGGCTGGAAAACCAATTAAAACGGACGATATTAATCATCCTGACAGTGTATATACAAAATTGCGTGAACACTATAAACGGTATACGTTTGAAATGGCTTCGCAAATTACTGGGACACCGGCAGAAAAAATTCAAGAGGCTGCAGAACTTCTTATTACAACCAAGCCTTGTGTGATGCTTTATGCACTTGGCATGACGCAGCATACAGTTGGTGTACAAAACATTCGTTGCTTTACGATTCTTCAGCTTTTGCTTGGTAACATTGGTAAACCGGGCAGTGGTATCGGTGCAATGCGTGGACAACCGAATGTACAAGGTTCTACGGATTTTGGTATCATGTTCCAATATTTCCCTGGCTATCTTTCCTATCCAACACAAGAGACATCTACTTTAGAAAAATGGTCAGATGCTTACGGATCTTTCCGTGCAAAATTCTTGATTAATTTAATGAAAGCTTGGTACGGCGAAAAAGCAACGCAGGAAAACGATTATGGATTTGGTTATCTGCCAATCCGCAACAGCCATCATAATGATTCTCTTTATATTTCTTTTGAAAAAATGATCGAAGGTCAAATAAAATGCACCTACGTTGCCGGACAAAATCCAATGATGTCTCAAGCCAATTTGAATTTAACACATAAAGGGCTATCCAATCTGGAAACTCTGATTGTACAGGATGTCTTTATTAATGAAACAGCCGCTTTTTGGGAACGGCCAGGGGCTGATGCTTCTAAAATTAATACGGAAGTTATTTTCATGCCGGCGTGTTCTTATCTTGAACGCGAAGGTACGATGATCAATTCCATGCGTATGATTCAATGGCGTATGGCTGGTCCGGATAAAGTAGGCGATTCTAAAGCAGATCTTTGGATTTTTAATCGCATGTTTAAGAAGATTTGTGAACTTTATAAAGACTCGACGGCACAAAAAGATCGGGCGATTATGGATTTAGTCTGGGATTATCCAGAAGAAGATACAGCAGAAGCTGTTCTTAGAGAAATCAATGGTTACGACTTAAAAACCGGTAATCTTTTAAACGGAATTGGTGAGACTAAAGCCGATGGAACAACGAGCAGCGGACTTTGGATCTACGCCGGGGTGTTTGCAGGCAATAAAAATCAAGCAAAACGTCGCGGACAAGCGGATCGAGGAGATCTTGGGATCTTCCCAGAGTATGCTTGGTGCTGGCCAGACAATATTCGCCTTCTTTATAATCGTGCATCTTGCGATAAAGATGGCAAACCGTTTGATGAAAAGAACAAGATTGTTTGGTGGGATGAAGCGAAAGGACAATGGGATGGCTATGATCGTCCGGATGTTTCTAACTTAAAAGAAGGCCCGCATACTGCTGGAGGACAGAAACCGTTCCGTATGAATGGAGAAGGATTCGGTAGATTATTTGCGGCAGAATATAAAGATCTCGATGAAAATATGAAGTCAAGAGATCATTCGTATACACCGGTAGACGGTCCGGTGCCAGAGTTTTACGAACCGGTTGAAAGTCCTACGAAGAATAGATTGCATAAAGAAATACAGTTTAACCCTTGTGTAATTTATCCGCGGTTGCCAAATGAACAACGCATCGGTACCAAAGATGAATTCCCATATGTACTTTGTACGTCTGGAATTGCAGAACACTGGTGTTCCGGGACGATTACGCGTAACATTCCTTGGTTGAATGAGCTTGTAAAAGAGCCGTTTGCTGAAATGTCTATGGAATTATCTCAGAAACTTGGTGTTAAACAAGGCGACTATGTGAATGTTCGTTCCACACGCGGCGAAGTTAAGGTGAAAGCCATGGTTTCTAATCGTGCAAAACCATTGATGGTCAATGGGGAAGAAACACATATGGTCTGGATGCCTTATAGCTGGGGCTTTAAGGGATTGGCGAAAGGGCCGAGCACGAACGTTCTTACGATTGATGCACTTGATCCAAATGTGCAAGAACAAGAATTTAAGGCTTGTCTGATCGATATCAAGAAAGCCTAG
- the fdhD gene encoding formate dehydrogenase accessory sulfurtransferase FdhD encodes MEKEKIEAIETYDTIEFRNAEFHKSSQWISEEMPLTIYLNGKETTTMLCSPVDQKYLVIGFLISEGMVQNLEAIKEININENDGLAYIEADIIEKATTTNYLRRCLTTCCGRGRAGFYFANDHQTTKIIDSNAHFHAADILKSTATLLHEASATHSKTNGVHSGAIVEKGNLILYSEDIGRHNIFDKLYGKCLEQKMSMDDKMIVFSGRISSEILIKVSKMGIPCVLAKSVPTTLALGMAKDLGITIVGSIRRDSFLIYTHPERIVT; translated from the coding sequence ATGGAAAAAGAAAAGATTGAAGCGATAGAGACTTATGACACTATTGAGTTTCGTAATGCTGAATTTCACAAATCGAGTCAATGGATCTCTGAAGAAATGCCGCTTACGATCTATTTAAATGGTAAAGAAACTACAACGATGCTTTGCTCCCCAGTAGATCAAAAATATCTGGTTATCGGGTTTTTAATCTCTGAGGGAATGGTGCAAAACCTCGAAGCAATAAAAGAAATCAACATTAATGAAAATGATGGTCTAGCATATATCGAGGCTGACATTATAGAGAAAGCAACGACAACCAACTATCTACGCCGCTGTTTAACGACTTGTTGTGGGAGGGGACGTGCCGGCTTCTATTTCGCCAACGATCACCAAACAACAAAAATAATCGATAGCAACGCCCACTTTCATGCCGCCGATATTTTAAAAAGTACGGCAACTTTACTCCATGAAGCTTCTGCTACGCATAGCAAAACAAACGGTGTGCACAGCGGGGCCATCGTAGAAAAAGGGAATTTAATTTTATATTCAGAAGATATCGGACGCCATAATATCTTTGATAAATTATACGGCAAATGTTTAGAACAGAAGATGTCCATGGATGACAAGATGATTGTATTCAGCGGCAGGATTTCTTCTGAAATTTTAATAAAAGTAAGTAAAATGGGAATTCCGTGTGTTCTGGCAAAATCTGTACCGACTACATTGGCACTCGGTATGGCAAAAGATCTAGGCATCACAATCGTAGGAAGTATCCGCCGCGACTCTTTCCTCATTTATACACATCCCGAACGAATCGTTACCTAA
- the modB gene encoding molybdate ABC transporter permease subunit — MDLSPLFISIKTAVLATVITFFLGLYAARYVINLERYQGIIDGVFTLPLVLPPTVVGFFLLILLGKNSWIGSFLAQFDLSVVFSWEATVIASTVVAFPLMYRTARGAFEQIDHNLISAARTLGMSEEKIFWRVILPLSWSGIAAGTVLAFARALGEFGATIMLAGNIPGRTQTMATAIYSAVQAGDRDTAYVWAVVIIIISFVIMILMNYWSNIQKRVQAAGKMK; from the coding sequence ATGGATTTATCGCCATTATTTATATCAATAAAAACAGCAGTACTGGCGACTGTGATTACATTTTTCTTAGGGCTTTATGCAGCTAGATATGTAATAAATTTAGAACGTTATCAAGGGATTATTGATGGAGTCTTTACTCTGCCATTGGTTTTGCCGCCAACAGTTGTTGGTTTTTTTCTTTTGATTCTTCTAGGTAAAAACAGTTGGATCGGCAGTTTTCTGGCACAGTTTGATCTGAGTGTTGTTTTTTCATGGGAAGCGACTGTGATTGCTTCTACCGTTGTAGCATTCCCCTTGATGTACCGGACTGCACGCGGTGCTTTTGAGCAGATCGACCATAACTTAATTTCAGCGGCGCGGACACTCGGCATGTCGGAAGAAAAAATTTTCTGGCGTGTGATTCTGCCGTTATCTTGGTCGGGCATTGCTGCAGGCACTGTACTGGCATTTGCCAGAGCTTTAGGAGAATTTGGTGCGACCATCATGCTGGCGGGAAATATTCCGGGAAGAACGCAAACGATGGCAACTGCAATTTATTCAGCTGTACAAGCCGGCGACCGTGATACTGCGTATGTTTGGGCTGTTGTTATCATTATCATTTCATTTGTTATTATGATTTTAATGAATTATTGGTCGAATATCCAGAAAAGGGTACAAGCTGCCGGTAAAATGAAATAG
- a CDS encoding GlsB/YeaQ/YmgE family stress response membrane protein, translated as MGSLIWSIIIGAIAGWLAGQMMKGHGFGIWANIIVGIIGAFIGNFTLSLVGIAAYGLLGQLIASLLGSMILVWLISLFSGRESSAH; from the coding sequence TTGGGTAGTTTAATTTGGTCCATCATTATTGGAGCGATTGCCGGTTGGTTAGCAGGACAAATGATGAAAGGTCATGGATTTGGTATTTGGGCGAATATTATTGTAGGGATAATCGGTGCATTTATTGGTAACTTTACACTTAGTCTAGTTGGAATCGCGGCATATGGACTCCTTGGACAGTTAATTGCAAGCTTGCTTGGATCCATGATCCTTGTTTGGCTGATTAGTCTGTTTAGTGGCAGAGAAAGCAGTGCACATTAA
- a CDS encoding sulfate/molybdate ABC transporter ATP-binding protein — MSIYIDIKKKLSSFSLDVQIEAKNEILGLLGASGCGKSMTLKCIAGIVKPDCGKIIVNDRVLFDSEKKINLTPQERKTGYLFQNYALFPHMTVEENIAAGIRCPKHERAEIVREKITSFYLTGLEKRYPGQISGGQQQRVALARIFAASPEIIMLDEPFSALDNHLKWQMELETMKVLENYHGTILFVSHSRDEVYRLCDRTAVIADGKLEIVCDKKEMFSSPKTLAASRLTGCKNHSRAEKIDDFKVRAMDWNCILTTSSKVPNDIKHVGIRAHYLELCTKEDETNQMICKIERVVEDAFSMMVILKNQGEIGLGSEIVWQIEKDKWQAMKAEHQELFLRIPEDKILFLN; from the coding sequence ATGTCCATTTACATAGATATAAAAAAGAAATTAAGCAGCTTTTCGCTTGATGTGCAGATCGAGGCAAAAAATGAAATTCTCGGATTGCTAGGTGCATCAGGCTGTGGAAAGAGCATGACGCTAAAATGTATTGCAGGTATTGTGAAACCAGACTGCGGGAAAATTATTGTCAATGACAGAGTTTTGTTTGATTCAGAAAAGAAAATTAACTTGACACCGCAAGAACGTAAAACGGGCTATTTATTTCAAAATTATGCACTTTTTCCGCATATGACAGTGGAAGAAAATATTGCCGCTGGGATTCGTTGTCCTAAACATGAGCGAGCAGAGATTGTACGTGAAAAAATTACATCCTTTTATCTGACAGGTTTAGAAAAACGGTATCCGGGTCAGATTTCAGGCGGACAACAGCAACGGGTTGCGTTAGCCAGAATTTTTGCTGCTTCACCGGAAATTATTATGCTTGATGAACCCTTTTCAGCCTTAGATAACCATTTAAAATGGCAGATGGAATTGGAAACGATGAAGGTGCTTGAAAATTATCACGGTACAATTTTATTTGTTTCACATAGCCGTGATGAAGTATATCGCCTTTGCGATCGAACTGCTGTTATCGCCGATGGAAAACTGGAGATTGTCTGTGATAAAAAAGAAATGTTCAGCAGTCCTAAAACATTAGCTGCTTCCAGATTAACAGGTTGTAAAAATCATTCCAGAGCTGAAAAAATAGACGATTTTAAGGTAAGGGCGATGGACTGGAATTGTATTTTAACGACGTCAAGTAAAGTGCCAAATGATATCAAACATGTTGGAATACGTGCACATTATTTGGAATTATGTACGAAAGAAGACGAAACGAATCAAATGATCTGCAAAATTGAACGCGTCGTGGAGGATGCATTTAGTATGATGGTTATCTTAAAAAATCAAGGCGAAATCGGATTGGGAAGCGAGATTGTCTGGCAGATTGAGAAAGATAAATGGCAGGCAATGAAAGCAGAACATCAAGAATTGTTTTTACGTATACCGGAAGATAAAATTTTATTTTTAAATTAA
- a CDS encoding MurR/RpiR family transcriptional regulator, with amino-acid sequence MTLEERGYEASLSKNESLIFEFIMREKERACFLTSTDIATELEVSDSSVIRLSRKLGFRSFAELKKALQEEVSEKVAPVVKTHIPYEKLQRIDKLSEEELIVAIHQNSLAKIEQDAILNNAQKYREVAEILTNSKKIYVAGFRTCSGIASYFTKMLSFIFPQVKSITSVSSMVDDLMDLTEKDTMIIISYPRYAKGAFFALEMAKEANCRVIALTDKLTSPIGKGAVKVIANNIDSLTFTNSFVGLMLSIEIIISLVAKKNEAQSSERLKRIDKYLNRTGQY; translated from the coding sequence ATGACATTAGAAGAGCGTGGATATGAAGCCAGTTTATCGAAGAATGAGAGTTTGATTTTTGAGTTTATCATGCGAGAAAAAGAACGTGCTTGTTTCTTGACTTCAACAGATATTGCTACTGAACTTGAAGTGAGTGATTCTTCGGTCATTCGCCTGTCGAGAAAATTGGGGTTTAGAAGCTTCGCAGAATTAAAAAAGGCTTTACAAGAGGAAGTTTCGGAAAAGGTTGCACCTGTAGTGAAAACTCATATTCCTTACGAAAAGCTGCAAAGGATTGATAAACTTTCGGAAGAAGAACTTATCGTAGCAATCCATCAAAATTCACTTGCTAAGATTGAGCAGGATGCAATTTTAAATAATGCACAAAAATATCGTGAAGTAGCTGAAATTTTGACAAATTCGAAAAAGATTTATGTGGCTGGATTTAGAACCTGTTCAGGAATTGCGAGCTATTTTACTAAGATGCTGTCTTTTATCTTCCCGCAAGTAAAAAGTATTACGAGTGTAAGTAGTATGGTGGATGATTTGATGGATTTAACTGAGAAAGATACCATGATAATCATCAGTTATCCACGGTATGCTAAGGGCGCCTTTTTTGCACTAGAAATGGCAAAAGAAGCGAATTGCAGAGTAATTGCGTTGACGGATAAATTGACATCGCCGATTGGCAAAGGTGCAGTAAAAGTCATTGCCAATAATATAGATTCTCTGACCTTTACCAACTCCTTTGTGGGGTTGATGTTATCGATTGAAATTATCATCAGCCTAGTAGCCAAGAAAAATGAAGCGCAAAGCAGCGAACGGCTGAAGCGGATTGATAAATATTTAAATCGGACGGGGCAATATTAG
- the cuyB gene encoding cysteate racemase, with the protein MKKIGIIGGMGPMATVDLFSKITRLTKAKSDQEHIHILVDSNTSIPDRTKAILENGEDPVPEMVRSALNLEAMGADVLLMSCNTAHYFYDRIKKFTHVTMLNMIQETAQEVKRRNIRCVGLLATEGTCRTGIYDQAFSAQGIQVVKPEGIFEQHIMDLIYDGVKAGRADYPLDGVNKVLTELKKRGAEVFILGCTELPLAFEMYKIKENVIDPTEVLARKVVALAQQETVA; encoded by the coding sequence ATGAAGAAGATTGGTATTATTGGCGGTATGGGCCCGATGGCTACGGTTGATTTATTTAGTAAAATTACTAGGCTGACGAAAGCGAAATCTGATCAAGAGCATATTCACATATTGGTTGATAGCAATACTTCTATCCCTGACAGAACAAAAGCAATTTTAGAAAATGGTGAAGATCCGGTACCCGAGATGGTGCGGTCAGCACTTAACTTAGAGGCGATGGGTGCAGATGTTTTATTGATGTCCTGCAACACAGCGCATTACTTTTATGATCGTATTAAAAAGTTTACGCATGTCACGATGCTAAATATGATACAAGAAACCGCACAAGAAGTTAAAAGGCGTAATATTCGTTGTGTTGGCTTATTAGCAACAGAAGGTACCTGTCGTACAGGCATTTATGACCAGGCATTTAGTGCACAGGGCATTCAAGTAGTGAAACCGGAAGGGATCTTTGAACAGCATATTATGGATCTGATTTACGATGGTGTAAAAGCGGGGCGGGCTGATTATCCGTTAGATGGTGTGAATAAAGTGTTAACTGAATTAAAAAAACGAGGAGCGGAAGTATTTATTTTAGGTTGTACAGAGTTGCCATTGGCTTTCGAAATGTATAAAATTAAGGAAAATGTGATAGATCCTACAGAGGTTCTTGCACGCAAGGTAGTTGCACTTGCGCAGCAGGAAACTGTTGCTTAA